In Pleurodeles waltl isolate 20211129_DDA chromosome 5, aPleWal1.hap1.20221129, whole genome shotgun sequence, one genomic interval encodes:
- the LOC138297447 gene encoding uncharacterized protein, giving the protein MEVEGSPALFSPDENQEEAEVWAKFRALGQAKGLDWVKKMVAVQGAQQQSEDNAAANTDEVQPTDSGLCLRSVESVTAPARRKRPPRATAGNKLKPAKKVGTENVLPEVSATPLEDSGLRRNIDSMEQGGPVASGAPLTAGASTTRENLQRDQGQSGQPADNGCCAPAPGPAGQGLQVGLGKMMESMHNFMASAKALAGGGMNEQRAGSGSAWAGQVWGQGESYPPKSQGLVTGQETKNLGGSASDTLAGTSNKGTVVRPDPPLLSGRSSLAWRVPLEARERIWNREFIDIFSLLTFAKEGADITVPSKEVEKHKWKRKVKPEESMDNWLEAFAMLSTVIMEKFPEQGPALCKYNRVIYEEYTRNGSTGWLCYDREFRQKMEQAPEMAWDCREIELWVQYMGNGCRTTTSETRFPRHKQARLFYFKQQLRSPFRGKPPQSGRGGYQYRSSNNSCRPYNAGACSWGPACKFTHTCSKCAGWHPATECTKGSKTDKAMGTYGGAKQP; this is encoded by the coding sequence ATGGAAGTCGAAGGGTCGCCGGCGCTTTTTTCCCCCGATGAGAACCAGGAAGAGGCCGAGGTCTGGGCGAAATTCAGGGCCTTGGGGCAAGCGAAAGGGCTGGATTGGGTAAAGAAGATGGTGGCGGTGCAGGGTGCCCAGCAGCAGTCGGAGGACAACGCCGCGGCCAACACGGACGAGGTGCAGCCCACAGACTCAGGCCTTTGTCTACGGAGCGTAGAAAGTGTTACAGCACCGGCCAGACGGAAGCGGCCACCAAGGGCCACGGCAGGGAACAAGCTCAAACCGGCCAAAAAGGTCGGAACGGAGAACGTTTTGCCGGAGGTCTCAGCAACCCCGCTGGAGGACAGTGGACTGAGAAGGAACATTGACAGTATGGAGCAGGGGGGGCCTGTGGCAAGTGGGGCGCCCCTCACGGCTGGGGCTTCGACCACTAGGGAGAACCTACAAAGGGACCAGGGGCAATCTGGCCAGCCTGCAGACAATGGGTGCTGCGCTCCCGCGCCAGGACCTGCGGGGCAGGGGTTGCAGGTCGGGCTGGGTAAGATGATGGAATCGATGCACAACTTCATGGCCTCAGCGAAGGCGCTGGCAGGCGGGGGCATGAACGAACAGCGCGCGGGTAGCGGGAGTGCATGGGCAGGACAGGTTTGGGGCCAGGGCGAGAGCTATCCTCCAAAGAGTCAGGGCCTGGTCACGGGGCAGGAGACAAAGAATCTGGGGGGGTCGGCGTCAGACACGCTAGCAGGTACAAGCAACAAAGGGACTGTGGTGAGGCCCGATCCCCCCCTGTTGTCCGGGAGGTCATCCCTGGCTTGGAGGGTCCCACTAGAAGCTAGAGAAAGAATATGGAACAGGGAATTTATTGATATTTTCTCCCTGCTCACCTTTGCAAAAGAGGGTGCAGACATAACCGTGCCCAGCAAAGAGGTTGAGAAGCATaaatggaagaggaaggtcaagCCTGAGGAATCGATGGACAATTGGCTTGAGGCATTCGCCATGTTGTCCACAGTGATCATGGAGAAGTTCCCGGAGCAGGGACCAGCTCTATGCAAATACAACAGAGTCATATACGAAGAATATACCCGTAATGGGAGTACAGGGTGGCTGTGTTATGACAGGGAATTCAGGCAAAAAATGGAACAGGCACCCGAGATGGCATGGGACTGCCGCGAGATTGAGCTCTGGGTGCAGTATATGGGCAATGGCTGCAGAACAACAACCAGCGAAACCCGTTTCCCTAGACACAAACAAGCAAGGCTGTTCTACTTTAAGCAACAGCTTAGGTCCCCCTTTCGAGGGAAGCCCCCGCAGAGTGGGAGAGGGGGGTACCAGTATAGGTCCAGCAACAACTCATGCAGGCCATACAATGCCGGGGCATGCTCTTGGGGTCCTGCATGCAAATTCACTCACACCTGCTCCAAGTGCGCCGGTTGGCACCCTGCAACCGAATGCACCAAAGGGAGTAAGACCGATAAGGCAATGGGTACCTATGGGGGTGCCAAGCAGCCCTAA